The Arachis duranensis cultivar V14167 chromosome 9, aradu.V14167.gnm2.J7QH, whole genome shotgun sequence genomic sequence GCTTTTCCGACCACCCTGTCGAAAGCGgcgatgaagtggtttgatAGCCTCCCTCCAAGGTCGGTTACCAGCTTTGAGGACCTCTCAAGAAAATTTCTAATgcgattctccatccaaaaggataAAGTAAAACACGCGCTGAGCCTCCTAGGAGTTAAACAGGAGGTCGGGGAACCTCTACGTGAttacatggaaaggttcaacaaagcgtgTTTGAAAATTCAAGATCTACCCACAGAGGCAGTTATCATGGGATTAGTAAATGGACTTAGAGAAGGCCCCTTCTCTCAGTCCATATCAAAAAGGCACCCGACCTCTTTGAGCGATGTACAGGAGAGAgcggaaaagtacatcaacatggaggaaaatgccaAACTACTGGAACCCAGCTGGCGACTGGGGCCCCCTCactcagcaaaagaaaaagaaagggagccaaagaaaaaaaaggaggtTGGCCCCGACAGACCTAGGAGATATCACTCCTACACTCCTCTAAAAGTCTCCCTAGTAGATGTGTACAGAGAAATCTGCAAACTGAAAGATTGCCGCCTCCcagacccattaaaaataaaaaggggggAGTCGCAACGACTACTGCGAATACCATAAGATATATGGCCACCCAACAAAT encodes the following:
- the LOC107466328 gene encoding uncharacterized protein LOC107466328: MRAKVPRNFKSPDMNLYDGTTDPKHHLSNFKSRMYLADASDATRCKAFPTTLSKAAMKWFDSLPPRSVTSFEDLSRKFLMRFSIQKDKVKHALSLLGVKQEVGEPLRDYMERFNKACLKIQDLPTEAVIMGLVNGLREGPFSQSISKRHPTSLSDVQERAEKYINMEENAKLLEPSWRLGPPHSAKEKEREPKKKKEVGPDRPRRYHSYTPLKVSLVDVYREICKLKDCRLPDPLKIKRGESQRLLRIP